GCGTTGATCTCTTCCAGATCCACCGATCCGGTCCGGTCGAGCGCCTGCATGGCGCGGCGCGCGACGACGGTGAAGGGGCGGTCGTTCTTGTCCTTGCCGGACATGCGGGGATCTTCCATCACGAGGCGTCCATCCTGGATGGACGTTGCCGCGACGGCGATGTCGACGGGTACGGAGCGCGCCAGCCACGTGGCGAAGAGGCCCGCAGCCACGATCCCCACCGCGACGATCGGCAGGGTTATGCGCAGGATGCGCACGCGGCGCGCGTTCCGATGGGCGCGACGGAAATCCGCAGCCGAGCGGGCGCCCGCGCCAAGGGCGATCGTGTCGTCGGCGGCTCGTTTCGGCCTCTTGCCTTCCATCGTCCCTGTTCCGATCGTGAACCCGGCAATCACGCACTGTGTATGCCTGCATCGGCGCGTTACGACGCATATGCGGCTTTTGAGTGATAATTGGAAGGTGTCGAACGGGTTTTTGGGCGACTTGGCAATCATCCCGCAACGCGTTATCCCGCCTGTCAGCAACTAGCCGGGGTGAATG
This genomic window from Aureimonas sp. OT7 contains:
- the lptC gene encoding LPS export ABC transporter periplasmic protein LptC, which encodes MEGKRPKRAADDTIALGAGARSAADFRRAHRNARRVRILRITLPIVAVGIVAAGLFATWLARSVPVDIAVAATSIQDGRLVMEDPRMSGKDKNDRPFTVVARRAMQALDRTGSVDLEEINANLTLDPETTADIVAAAGRYDPKAETLRLYDNISVRTSNDVTIRLTSADIVLNDGRLEGRGPVIIQTPNQTLQSGNVTIQNSGNRLTFGDRVKLTLHPATDGDQRAANGE